One stretch of Chryseobacterium fluminis DNA includes these proteins:
- a CDS encoding serine hydrolase domain-containing protein encodes MWLIILQTFLIILIIIIVLTYIFGYGYLFNGISKTYLKGKSSANIDDGKLFSGNIIATKNPVLWEEAPGYNATELPQNITDDLIHSHTASFIVVKNGKLVHEQYFNGYTPLSQTNSFSMAKAVTVMLLGKALEEGKIKSIDDKLSDYFDEFKQKEFGKEVTLKNLAQMEAGLNWNEDYKNPFLPNAKAYYGRSLVKASFSRKFKHKPGEKFEYQSGSTQLLGFAVRKAVNQSLAGYLSEKFWTPLGMEQNAEWSTDESGMEKTYCCIHSNARDFAKLGQFFLDNGKVGNQQILNPDFINQMRMPTQKSGEIYGMGFWINHDNPVRHYYFLGLQGQYIIMIPEHNMVIVRTGSYNNLPKNDRGRPDQVKFLVNETVKLFQ; translated from the coding sequence ATGTGGCTGATCATTTTACAGACCTTTCTGATTATTCTTATCATTATCATCGTCCTTACTTATATTTTCGGATATGGATATCTTTTTAACGGAATTTCAAAAACCTACCTGAAAGGAAAATCAAGTGCCAATATTGATGACGGCAAACTCTTTTCAGGAAATATCATTGCAACGAAAAATCCCGTTCTCTGGGAAGAAGCTCCCGGCTATAATGCAACGGAACTGCCTCAGAATATAACGGATGATCTGATCCATTCCCACACCGCTTCTTTCATTGTCGTTAAAAACGGGAAACTGGTTCATGAACAGTATTTTAACGGCTATACTCCATTGTCACAAACCAATTCTTTTTCCATGGCGAAAGCAGTTACTGTCATGCTTCTGGGAAAAGCCCTGGAAGAAGGGAAAATTAAAAGTATTGATGATAAATTATCCGATTATTTTGATGAATTCAAACAAAAAGAATTCGGAAAGGAGGTCACGTTAAAAAATCTGGCCCAAATGGAAGCCGGGTTAAACTGGAATGAAGACTATAAAAACCCTTTTCTTCCCAATGCCAAAGCATACTACGGAAGAAGTCTGGTAAAGGCTTCCTTTTCAAGAAAATTTAAACATAAGCCCGGTGAAAAATTTGAATATCAGAGCGGCTCCACACAGCTTCTTGGGTTTGCGGTACGAAAGGCTGTTAATCAGTCTTTAGCCGGTTATCTATCTGAAAAATTCTGGACACCATTGGGCATGGAACAAAATGCAGAATGGAGTACTGATGAAAGCGGAATGGAAAAAACCTATTGCTGCATCCACTCCAACGCAAGAGATTTTGCAAAACTGGGACAGTTTTTTCTGGACAACGGAAAAGTGGGAAACCAGCAAATTTTAAATCCTGATTTTATTAACCAAATGAGAATGCCTACTCAGAAATCCGGAGAAATTTATGGAATGGGATTCTGGATTAATCACGATAATCCTGTCCGGCATTATTATTTCCTTGGATTACAGGGCCAGTATATCATTATGATTCCTGAACACAATATGGTGATTGTAAGAACAGGAAGCTATAATAACCTTCCTAAAAATGACAGGGGAAGACCTGATCAGGTGAAATTCCTGGTGAACGAAACGGTAAAATTATTTCAATAA
- a CDS encoding M48 family metallopeptidase has protein sequence MNFRLINGLFIFIFGLSFSQINKTTDTADYAQRKEFIQTFDINNELFIKKIKSQYSGKTGTELAKIYKEFGTDFMKQVKNRDFIFKSDYDIHVKSLIQRLRKNSPQIPQNLKILIAKDNTPNAYCLLDGTFVINMGLFYWLDNEEQMAAVISHELGHRIKEHSFKLFVEFVENNEKDKVAVKNLKIEQKGINQKAFDILKNRMYKKGAEKRQQEMEADSLGYSIFTRGDFRKGEFVNMLKKLQDFDTISPRTLKVETYKKFFELPHQHFKDQWLKKEDFSLYNYDFYKEKFNRDSLASHPEMTKRIEHIKKIFPELSQDTETLKPSPAYETLAKAAEMEVLPNYYHSEDYGLGIYVSLQFLQDGKDEAYYKSWLGKYFAKIYEARKNYNLNRYLDRIEPKKQSDSYQQFLNFMWNLSLEEIKNISEYYQNKKS, from the coding sequence ATGAATTTCAGACTTATTAACGGGTTATTTATTTTTATTTTCGGATTGTCTTTCAGTCAGATAAATAAGACTACAGACACCGCAGATTACGCACAGCGAAAAGAATTTATACAAACTTTCGATATCAATAATGAGCTGTTTATTAAAAAGATAAAATCGCAATATTCGGGTAAAACAGGGACTGAGCTTGCCAAAATTTATAAAGAATTCGGGACTGATTTTATGAAGCAGGTGAAAAACCGGGATTTTATCTTTAAATCAGATTATGACATCCACGTAAAATCGCTGATTCAGCGGTTAAGAAAAAATAGTCCCCAGATTCCGCAAAATTTAAAAATACTAATCGCTAAAGACAATACACCCAACGCATATTGCCTTCTGGACGGAACTTTTGTGATCAATATGGGGCTTTTTTACTGGCTTGACAATGAAGAGCAGATGGCTGCTGTTATTTCTCATGAGCTGGGCCATCGGATCAAAGAACATTCTTTTAAGCTTTTTGTGGAATTTGTTGAAAATAATGAAAAAGATAAAGTCGCCGTCAAAAATCTGAAAATTGAGCAAAAGGGGATTAATCAAAAAGCTTTTGATATTCTTAAAAACAGGATGTATAAAAAGGGTGCTGAAAAGAGACAGCAGGAGATGGAAGCCGATTCATTGGGCTATTCAATTTTTACAAGAGGAGATTTCCGTAAGGGTGAATTTGTCAATATGTTAAAAAAGCTTCAGGATTTTGATACGATATCACCCCGGACATTGAAAGTGGAAACCTATAAAAAGTTTTTTGAACTTCCCCATCAGCATTTTAAAGACCAGTGGCTTAAAAAAGAAGATTTCTCACTCTATAATTATGATTTTTATAAAGAAAAATTTAACAGAGATTCTTTAGCATCACATCCTGAGATGACCAAAAGAATAGAGCATATAAAGAAAATTTTCCCGGAGCTCAGCCAGGACACTGAAACCCTTAAACCTTCGCCTGCTTATGAAACCCTTGCAAAAGCAGCAGAAATGGAAGTTTTGCCCAACTATTATCATTCTGAAGATTACGGATTAGGAATTTATGTTTCGCTGCAGTTTTTACAGGATGGGAAAGATGAAGCCTATTATAAAAGCTGGCTTGGAAAATACTTTGCAAAAATTTATGAAGCCCGGAAAAATTATAATCTTAACAGATACCTGGATAGAATTGAACCTAAAAAACAGAGTGACAGCTATCAGCAGTTTTTAAATTTTATGTGGAATCTGAGCCTCGAAGAGATTAAGAATATTTCAGAATATTATCAAAATAAAAAATCCTGA
- a CDS encoding glycine--tRNA ligase, producing MAKQEDVFKKVISHAKEYGFIFPSSEIYDGLSAVYDYGQNGAELKNNIKQYWWKAMVQLNENIVGIDSAILMHPTTWKASGHVDAFNDPLIDNKDSKKRFRADVLVEDYCLKIEDKENKEIEKAAKRFGDAFDKDQFVATNPKILEYRAKREAILSRLAKSLENEDLADVKALIEELEIADPDTGSKNWTEVRQFNLMFGTKLGASADSAMDLYLRPETAQGIFVNFLNVQKTSRHRLPFGIAQIGKAFRNEIVARQFIFRMREFEQMEMQFFVAPGTELEFYEQWKQKRLNWHLALGLGNDNYRFHDHEKLAHYANAAADIEFNFPFGFKELEGIHSRTDFDLKAHEEFSGRKLQFFDPERNQNYVPYVVETSVGLDRLFLSIFAHCLKDETLEDGSERTVLSLPPALAPIKAAILPLMKKDGLAEYAEQIFNDLKYDFNLFYEEKDAIGKRYRRQDAIGTPYCITIDHDSLTDHTVTIRDRDTMQQERVPVSELRRIIDEKTNFRNLLSKL from the coding sequence ATGGCAAAACAAGAAGATGTTTTCAAGAAAGTGATTTCTCACGCTAAAGAATATGGTTTTATTTTCCCTTCGAGTGAGATCTACGATGGTTTATCCGCTGTCTATGATTACGGACAGAACGGGGCTGAACTAAAAAATAATATCAAACAATATTGGTGGAAAGCGATGGTACAGCTTAACGAAAATATTGTGGGTATTGATTCGGCAATCCTTATGCACCCCACTACCTGGAAGGCATCGGGCCACGTAGACGCTTTCAACGATCCATTGATTGACAATAAAGATTCTAAAAAACGTTTCAGAGCAGATGTTTTGGTGGAAGATTACTGCCTGAAAATAGAAGATAAAGAGAACAAAGAAATCGAGAAGGCAGCGAAAAGATTCGGTGATGCTTTCGATAAAGATCAGTTTGTTGCGACGAATCCGAAAATTTTGGAATACAGAGCAAAACGCGAAGCTATTCTTTCAAGACTCGCAAAATCTCTGGAGAATGAAGACCTTGCTGACGTAAAAGCTTTAATTGAAGAATTGGAAATTGCTGATCCTGATACAGGGTCTAAAAACTGGACGGAAGTAAGACAGTTTAACCTGATGTTCGGAACGAAACTGGGTGCTTCTGCAGATTCTGCGATGGATCTTTATCTGAGACCTGAAACGGCCCAGGGGATCTTCGTTAACTTTTTGAATGTACAGAAAACTTCACGTCACAGACTGCCTTTCGGTATTGCCCAGATCGGGAAAGCATTCAGAAATGAGATTGTTGCAAGACAGTTTATTTTCAGAATGCGCGAATTTGAACAAATGGAAATGCAGTTTTTCGTTGCCCCGGGAACAGAATTGGAATTCTACGAACAATGGAAGCAAAAACGTCTGAACTGGCACCTGGCGTTAGGTTTGGGAAATGATAATTACAGGTTTCATGACCATGAGAAACTGGCTCACTATGCTAATGCAGCAGCCGATATTGAATTTAACTTCCCATTTGGATTCAAAGAACTGGAAGGTATTCACTCCAGAACAGACTTCGACTTAAAAGCACATGAAGAATTCTCAGGAAGAAAGCTGCAGTTCTTCGATCCGGAAAGAAACCAGAATTATGTGCCATATGTGGTGGAAACTTCGGTAGGACTGGACAGGTTATTCCTTTCTATTTTTGCGCATTGCCTGAAAGATGAAACTTTGGAGGACGGATCAGAAAGAACGGTATTATCACTGCCTCCTGCTTTAGCTCCTATTAAAGCCGCAATTCTTCCGCTAATGAAGAAAGATGGTCTCGCAGAATATGCAGAACAGATTTTCAATGACTTAAAATACGATTTCAACTTATTCTACGAAGAGAAAGATGCGATCGGAAAACGATACAGAAGACAGGACGCCATCGGTACTCCTTACTGTATCACTATTGATCATGATTCACTGACGGATCACACGGTGACAATCCGAGACCGGGATACAATGCAACAGGAAAGAGTTCCGGTTTCAGAACTGAGAAGGATCATCGACGAAAAGACGAATTTCAGAAATTTACTTTCTAAACTATAG
- a CDS encoding pseudouridine synthase: protein MLEILYRDEHLIAINKPSGLLVHKSFYAGEADTYAIQELKKQIGQKVFPVHRLDRKTSGVLLFTLDKETLRIMSEQFASREVEKKYIAILRGWAKEEETIDYDLVNENEVTQNAVTYYRRLQTSEIDLPFLKHQTSRYCLVEATPETGRFHQLRKHFKHILHPILGCRKHGCNKQNKLWLETFGINKMTLHAHQLIFNHPVTNERITLSATLDDEFKRVGEILNFDLSSYS from the coding sequence ATGCTAGAAATTCTTTATCGCGACGAACACCTTATTGCCATCAACAAACCCAGCGGATTACTGGTTCACAAATCCTTTTATGCAGGAGAAGCAGATACCTACGCTATTCAGGAGCTGAAAAAGCAGATCGGACAAAAGGTTTTTCCTGTACATCGGCTGGACCGGAAAACTTCGGGTGTTTTGCTGTTTACTTTGGATAAAGAGACCCTGAGGATCATGAGTGAGCAGTTTGCATCCCGGGAAGTCGAAAAGAAATACATCGCTATTCTTCGGGGTTGGGCCAAAGAAGAAGAAACAATCGATTATGATCTGGTTAATGAAAATGAAGTCACCCAAAATGCCGTTACGTATTATCGTCGTTTACAGACCTCAGAAATAGATTTACCTTTCTTAAAACATCAGACGTCGAGATATTGTTTAGTAGAAGCTACTCCTGAAACCGGAAGATTTCATCAGCTGAGAAAACATTTCAAACATATTTTACATCCTATTTTGGGCTGTCGTAAGCATGGGTGCAACAAACAGAATAAGTTGTGGCTGGAAACATTCGGTATCAATAAAATGACCCTTCACGCCCATCAGTTGATCTTTAATCATCCGGTTACCAATGAAAGAATTACGTTAAGTGCCACGCTGGATGATGAATTCAAAAGAGTAGGGGAAATCCTGAATTTTGACCTAAGCTCTTATTCGTAA
- a CDS encoding quinone-dependent dihydroorotate dehydrogenase yields MYKSLIRPILFKFDPEEVHHFTFSMLKNFGFLTRLFFPKPIKDKRLEREVFGLKFKNPVGLAAGFDKNAVLFNELGDLGFGFVEIGTVTPRAQAGNPKKRLFRLIEDGGIINRMGFNNDGLQAAIEKLKGNRGRIIIGGNIGKNTDTSPENYTQDYLDCFEGLHPHVDYFVLNVSCPNVGSHAKLEDVDYLRELITEVKKINQSKSVQKPILLKIAPDLNHTQLDEIIELIAETKIDGIVVSNTSVNREGLKTSPEVLEQIGNGGLSGKPIRERSTQMIKYLSDKSNRAFPIIGVGGIHSAKDAIEKLDAGADLVQLYTGFIYEGPELINDINKEILKRAGRLPG; encoded by the coding sequence ATGTACAAATCGCTTATTCGCCCCATCCTTTTCAAATTTGATCCCGAAGAAGTTCATCACTTTACTTTTTCGATGCTTAAAAATTTTGGATTTCTTACCAGATTGTTTTTTCCTAAACCTATTAAAGACAAGCGTCTGGAAAGAGAAGTTTTCGGATTGAAATTTAAAAATCCCGTAGGACTGGCCGCCGGTTTTGATAAAAATGCGGTACTGTTTAATGAATTGGGAGATCTGGGTTTCGGATTTGTAGAAATCGGTACGGTAACGCCGAGGGCGCAGGCCGGAAACCCTAAAAAAAGATTGTTCCGTTTGATTGAGGACGGCGGGATCATCAACAGAATGGGGTTTAATAATGACGGTCTTCAGGCTGCTATCGAAAAACTGAAAGGGAACAGGGGAAGAATTATCATTGGCGGAAACATCGGAAAAAATACAGATACAAGCCCGGAAAATTATACTCAGGATTACCTAGATTGTTTTGAAGGTCTGCATCCTCATGTAGATTATTTTGTACTGAATGTAAGCTGTCCGAATGTAGGCAGCCACGCCAAGCTGGAAGATGTAGACTATCTCCGCGAATTGATTACGGAAGTTAAAAAAATAAATCAGTCGAAATCTGTTCAGAAACCGATTTTGCTTAAAATAGCTCCGGATCTCAATCATACCCAGCTTGACGAAATTATTGAATTGATTGCCGAGACAAAGATCGACGGGATCGTAGTTTCCAATACTTCAGTAAACAGAGAGGGGCTGAAAACTTCACCGGAAGTTCTGGAGCAAATCGGAAACGGAGGACTAAGCGGTAAACCGATTCGGGAGAGAAGTACCCAAATGATTAAATATCTTTCGGATAAAAGCAACAGGGCATTCCCGATCATCGGGGTCGGTGGAATTCATTCTGCAAAAGATGCCATTGAAAAGCTGGATGCAGGAGCTGATTTGGTTCAGCTGTACACTGGATTCATCTATGAAGGTCCGGAATTGATTAACGATATCAATAAAGAAATTTTAAAAAGAGCGGGCAGACTGCCGGGATAA
- a CDS encoding DUF445 domain-containing protein produces MNDETKRKQLRKFKAFATGLFVLMALVFIITTIVQKSSDSHWIGYVRAFSEAAMVGALADWFAVTALFRHPLGLPIPHTNLIENSKQKLGDNLGSFVVSNFLSPQNIRPYIQKLKVSNFVGEWLAKEKNQEVLIKNLSGIVLDILNKLDDSTVSVFISKKVSEMTENIKLNALLGNGINYLLDKNDHQKIITNLSAQIKNYIIENDEMIKDRVRKGSYTFIPAFVDNKIAIKVADGLADFFKEIEENPQHEIRQLITQKIYDFSTELKQDPKWEDEFKTIKNDLLKNDKLNEYSSDIWISIKNSLIKELQEDESLLKNYLLVNLNEFSQNLKTDENLQNKIDHWVRVTAYKYILKNTHQFGDLISSTVGNWQGKELSEKLELEVGKDLQFIRVNGTLVGGLVGLIIYTISHFFL; encoded by the coding sequence ATGAATGATGAAACCAAAAGAAAACAATTAAGAAAATTTAAAGCATTTGCCACGGGATTATTTGTGCTGATGGCATTGGTATTTATTATTACGACAATTGTACAGAAATCAAGCGATTCTCATTGGATTGGGTATGTGCGTGCTTTTTCAGAAGCGGCAATGGTCGGTGCCCTGGCAGATTGGTTTGCGGTAACGGCTTTGTTTCGGCATCCGCTTGGTCTTCCGATTCCACATACCAACCTTATCGAAAACAGCAAGCAAAAGCTGGGGGACAATTTAGGTAGCTTTGTCGTTTCCAATTTCTTATCTCCTCAGAACATACGTCCTTATATTCAAAAGCTGAAGGTTTCAAATTTTGTGGGAGAATGGCTTGCCAAGGAGAAAAATCAGGAAGTTTTAATCAAAAACCTTTCGGGTATTGTTTTGGATATTCTTAACAAACTGGATGATTCTACGGTAAGTGTTTTCATCAGTAAAAAAGTTTCTGAAATGACTGAAAATATCAAACTTAATGCTCTTTTGGGAAACGGAATCAATTATCTTTTAGACAAAAACGATCATCAGAAAATTATTACCAATCTTTCGGCCCAGATTAAAAATTATATTATTGAAAACGATGAAATGATTAAAGATCGCGTGAGAAAAGGTAGTTATACTTTTATTCCTGCTTTTGTTGATAATAAGATTGCAATTAAAGTTGCAGATGGACTTGCAGATTTTTTTAAAGAAATTGAAGAAAATCCGCAGCATGAAATCAGACAATTAATTACACAAAAAATCTACGATTTTTCTACCGAACTGAAACAGGATCCGAAATGGGAGGATGAATTTAAAACAATTAAAAATGATCTTCTTAAAAACGATAAACTGAATGAATATTCCAGCGATATATGGATTTCAATTAAAAACTCGCTGATTAAAGAACTTCAGGAGGATGAATCTTTATTAAAAAATTATTTATTGGTAAACCTGAACGAATTTTCCCAAAATTTAAAAACAGATGAAAATCTTCAGAATAAAATTGATCACTGGGTACGTGTAACTGCTTATAAATATATTCTTAAAAACACCCATCAATTCGGGGATCTCATTAGCTCAACCGTTGGAAACTGGCAGGGAAAAGAGCTCAGTGAAAAGCTGGAGCTCGAAGTCGGAAAAGATCTTCAGTTTATCCGGGTTAACGGGACTTTGGTCGGAGGTTTGGTCGGACTCATCATTTATACCATCTCCCACTTCTTCCTCTGA
- the msrB gene encoding peptide-methionine (R)-S-oxide reductase MsrB, translating to MENEAKNNPYYSRTDTTKLNISNDEWKNILAPDLYAISREAATERAFTGKYNEFDEIGEYYCAVCGNHLFRSDSKFSSSCGWPSFFEADKEGVYYKRDTAYGMERVEVLCKRCDSHLGHVFDDGPQPTGLRYCMNSISLEFVGDSAK from the coding sequence ATGGAAAACGAAGCAAAAAACAATCCATACTATTCCAGAACCGATACAACAAAACTTAATATTTCGAATGACGAGTGGAAAAATATTTTAGCTCCTGATTTATATGCCATTTCAAGAGAAGCTGCCACGGAAAGGGCTTTTACAGGAAAATACAATGAATTTGACGAGATCGGAGAATATTACTGTGCAGTTTGTGGGAACCATTTATTCCGTTCTGATTCTAAGTTTTCGAGCAGTTGCGGATGGCCAAGTTTCTTTGAGGCAGATAAGGAAGGCGTCTATTATAAAAGAGATACCGCTTACGGAATGGAAAGAGTAGAGGTGCTTTGCAAGAGATGCGACTCTCACCTGGGGCACGTATTTGATGATGGTCCGCAACCTACAGGGCTACGTTACTGCATGAATTCCATCAGTCTGGAATTTGTTGGAGATTCTGCAAAATAA
- a CDS encoding murein L,D-transpeptidase catalytic domain family protein codes for MKGFYSLLGIVYMVTTSFYLSSEKAIVKNEISTEKTERLNEMKSEKITTLSSSEALYKSIPFEEGHELNEEVFFKALTGFENLKKAGLLNQDAHLLTVCDFSMSSNTKRLWVIDTEEKKVLFNSLVAHGKNTGEEFATNFSNTNSSLQSSLGFYITDATYNGDNGYSLRLLGMDKGFNDAAYKRAIVMHGADYVSENFAAVHKRIGRSWGCPAVPRDLTQPIINTIKGRNCLFIYYPDQNYLSKSEWLKS; via the coding sequence ATGAAAGGATTTTATAGCTTATTAGGTATTGTTTACATGGTTACCACTTCATTCTATCTGTCTTCAGAAAAGGCAATCGTAAAGAATGAAATCAGTACAGAAAAAACTGAAAGATTAAACGAAATGAAATCTGAGAAGATCACAACATTATCTTCGTCGGAAGCATTGTACAAATCAATTCCGTTTGAAGAGGGGCACGAACTTAACGAAGAAGTTTTCTTTAAAGCCTTAACAGGTTTTGAAAATTTGAAGAAAGCTGGTTTGCTTAATCAGGATGCTCATTTATTAACGGTATGCGATTTTTCAATGTCTTCCAATACGAAAAGACTGTGGGTGATCGATACAGAAGAAAAGAAGGTTTTATTCAATTCACTTGTGGCCCACGGGAAAAATACAGGTGAAGAATTTGCCACCAACTTTTCGAATACCAACAGTTCTCTGCAGAGCAGTTTGGGATTTTACATCACAGACGCTACTTATAACGGAGATAACGGGTATTCTTTAAGATTGCTGGGGATGGATAAGGGGTTCAATGACGCAGCTTATAAAAGAGCCATCGTCATGCACGGAGCCGACTATGTAAGCGAAAATTTTGCCGCTGTACACAAAAGAATCGGAAGAAGCTGGGGGTGTCCCGCTGTACCGAGAGATTTGACACAACCCATCATTAATACGATAAAAGGAAGGAATTGCCTTTTTATTTACTATCCGGATCAGAATTATCTTTCCAAATCGGAATGGTTAAAATCATAA
- a CDS encoding HAMP domain-containing sensor histidine kinase, with protein sequence MKIATRTALNYAILTAGILFVFAYVLYFVSEKNREDEFNDRLGYKITWRSEFIFDAKIEDSKIRELHERNKKLLNEADISVYNADKSLMFTDIPPSKNNLKYLDKIIKTKRDRITWQNKDRQYMAVKYEFNGENFYIIGSATDITGKAHIEEFKKDVITIYIISIIIIFVIGFLFSYYTLKPLKDIILQIRDISEHNLNRRLVVPKAKDEIYELTETFNSAFNRLEKSFNHHRQFVTTISHEFRTPLSTLIAELELAKELNVTLNDYKISIDNALQDANHASQLSSALLDFARASYDISQITFSDLRLDEVLADAKVALLQKNSAYKIGIHYMDNLADKDESHYDFHGNPYLLQIAFLNLMENACKYSCDKSCYVEIEVQNKNLIIRFIDHGIGISEADQLKIFDLFYRGENKNYEKGNGIGLSIVKRIIEMHQGRLSLQSESLKGSVFTIEFISQNRL encoded by the coding sequence ATGAAAATAGCCACCAGAACAGCGCTTAATTATGCCATTCTTACTGCGGGAATTCTTTTTGTTTTCGCCTATGTGCTTTATTTTGTGTCGGAAAAAAACAGGGAGGATGAGTTCAATGACCGCTTGGGATACAAAATTACCTGGAGATCAGAATTTATTTTTGATGCTAAAATTGAGGATTCGAAAATCCGTGAGCTGCACGAACGCAACAAAAAGCTGTTAAACGAAGCGGACATCAGTGTTTATAATGCTGATAAATCATTGATGTTTACGGATATTCCACCATCGAAAAATAATCTGAAATATCTGGATAAAATTATCAAAACCAAACGGGACAGGATTACGTGGCAGAACAAAGACCGCCAGTATATGGCTGTTAAATATGAATTTAACGGTGAGAACTTCTACATTATCGGAAGCGCAACCGACATTACCGGAAAAGCGCATATTGAAGAGTTTAAAAAAGATGTCATTACGATTTATATTATTTCGATTATCATTATTTTCGTTATCGGATTTTTGTTTTCCTATTATACGCTGAAGCCTTTGAAGGATATTATCTTACAGATCCGTGATATTTCAGAACATAATCTCAACCGGAGACTGGTGGTTCCAAAAGCAAAAGATGAAATTTATGAACTTACCGAAACGTTCAACTCAGCCTTTAACCGCCTGGAGAAATCATTTAATCATCACAGACAGTTTGTAACTACCATTTCCCATGAATTCCGGACACCACTTTCGACCTTAATTGCTGAACTTGAGCTTGCCAAAGAGCTTAATGTTACCCTTAATGATTATAAAATTTCGATAGATAATGCGCTACAGGATGCCAATCATGCGTCGCAGCTTTCATCGGCATTGCTGGATTTTGCAAGGGCCAGTTATGATATTTCACAGATCACTTTTTCAGATCTAAGGCTGGATGAAGTGCTGGCAGATGCTAAAGTCGCCCTGCTCCAAAAAAATTCTGCCTACAAAATAGGAATTCATTACATGGACAATCTGGCGGATAAGGATGAAAGCCATTATGATTTTCATGGAAACCCCTATTTACTCCAAATTGCATTTCTGAATCTGATGGAAAATGCCTGTAAATATTCATGTGATAAAAGTTGTTATGTAGAAATTGAGGTTCAGAACAAAAATCTTATCATACGTTTTATAGACCACGGAATCGGGATTTCGGAAGCCGACCAGCTCAAAATATTCGACTTATTTTACAGGGGGGAAAATAAAAATTACGAAAAAGGAAACGGTATCGGGTTATCGATTGTAAAAAGAATTATTGAGATGCACCAGGGAAGACTTTCCTTACAGTCTGAGTCGTTAAAAGGAAGTGTTTTTACGATAGAATTTATTTCCCAAAACAGATTGTAA
- a CDS encoding response regulator transcription factor, translating to MKVLIIEDNARVSALLKRGLESQGYQIYISEDAEDALVMIKRISFDVIITDIMLPRMNGIELSKIVKQNHPDLPIIMLTALGTIDEKIEGFDAGADDYMVKPFEIRELYARIKAVLLRKSSSPEKSEQSHILAYHNLNINKNTNRVFRDDKEINLTPKEFRLLVFLMSNAERVLSREEIAENVWGNHFDTGTNYIDVYIAYLRKKIDKDFEEKLIHTKPGMGFIFKL from the coding sequence ATGAAAGTTTTAATTATAGAAGATAATGCCCGTGTTTCTGCCTTATTAAAAAGAGGCCTTGAAAGTCAGGGCTATCAGATTTATATTTCGGAAGATGCAGAAGATGCCTTGGTGATGATCAAAAGAATTTCCTTTGATGTAATCATTACCGATATCATGTTGCCCCGGATGAACGGCATTGAACTGAGCAAAATCGTTAAACAAAACCATCCTGACCTTCCGATTATCATGTTAACCGCTTTGGGAACTATTGATGAAAAAATAGAAGGTTTTGATGCCGGTGCAGATGATTATATGGTAAAACCATTTGAAATCAGGGAGTTGTATGCCCGGATAAAAGCCGTGTTATTAAGAAAATCTTCTTCACCTGAGAAAAGTGAGCAGTCACACATCCTTGCCTATCATAATCTTAACATCAATAAAAATACAAATCGTGTTTTTAGAGATGATAAAGAAATCAATCTTACACCAAAGGAATTCAGGCTTCTGGTTTTTCTGATGAGCAATGCAGAAAGAGTGTTGAGCCGTGAAGAAATTGCAGAAAATGTCTGGGGAAATCATTTTGATACGGGCACTAACTATATAGATGTCTATATTGCCTATCTCCGCAAAAAAATTGACAAGGATTTTGAAGAGAAACTTATTCATACCAAGCCCGGAATGGGATTTATTTTTAAGCTTTAA
- a CDS encoding Dabb family protein gives MERRKFLFRSVQASALLLISGNVFASALPMFNPVKKKKVYFHYLLFWLRKDLSAAEVKEFENFFEGLKKLPYQKNLRYGKPAGSSPRNVLDNTFTYNASMEFDTLEELEAYGQLPEHLALVKKYKPFFEKMIVHDTVYN, from the coding sequence ATGGAAAGAAGAAAATTTTTATTCCGTTCAGTGCAGGCATCAGCGCTGTTACTGATTTCCGGAAATGTGTTTGCGTCTGCCTTACCTATGTTTAACCCCGTAAAAAAGAAAAAAGTGTACTTCCATTATTTATTATTCTGGCTGAGAAAAGATCTTTCTGCCGCTGAAGTAAAAGAATTTGAAAACTTCTTTGAAGGACTTAAAAAATTACCTTATCAGAAAAATCTCCGCTACGGAAAACCTGCCGGTTCCAGTCCGAGAAATGTTTTAGATAATACTTTTACGTACAATGCTTCTATGGAATTTGATACGCTGGAAGAATTGGAAGCATACGGACAGCTTCCGGAGCATCTGGCTTTGGTAAAAAAATACAAACCGTTCTTTGAGAAAATGATCGTTCATGATACGGTTTACAATTAG